The region TTTGGTCGGCGCTAACCTCGCCGCCCGCGGTGGCGTGCGCGAGGTTGGGCACCTGACCGCAGTCGTCGGCGGAGGTCACCGCCCCGACCGTGATCATCACCGTGTCGTCCGGCATAAGCGTGCCGAAGCTGCACGCCAGGATTTCCTCCGACGCGGCACCCGTGCCTATGACGCACGCGCCCTCCGGATCGGCGACCTCGAACCACGTCAGGCCGCCGTTCGGCAGCGTGTCCTCGAGGGTGACGTTGAGCGCGTCGCCCGGGCCCTCGTTCCAGACGTTGATCTTGAACTCGAGCGTGTCGCCCGCGCTGATCGAATCGGTCACGACCTCCTTGCTGATGGCGATCGTGGGGTCCTCGATAATCGCGCTCGGCTGGATGCTGCGGTCCTGGTTCTTGGCGCCCTGCTCCACGCCGTTGACGGTGAGATTCTGCGTGCGCATGTGCCAGGGCGCGCCGCTGACCTCGCCGGCGCCGTCGGGATCGCCCGGACCGTTCCAGTAGGACGACTTGGCGAGGTGGCCGCTCCAAGCGAACGCCACGTCGCCGCCCGTGCTGGTGAAGTTGACCACGACGTTGCCCGTGCTGTTGCCGGCCGTGGGGCCGGCGTGCGACACGGTGGAGATGCCGGTGATCATACCGTTGTAGATCGTCAGGTTGGTCGGCACGCCACCGTCAGCGATGGCGCCGTCCACCGACTTGCCGTCGACCACGAAAGCATCGCCGCCGAAAGCCATGGTCGACGTGGGCACGATACCCGGCATGGTCGTGTTGCTACCGCCTCCCATGTCGCACAGCGAGGAGCGCCCGCCGCCTCCCGGCGCGCAGATGTTCACTAGTTCGGTGGCGTCGACGCTCGCCAAGAAATCGTAGGCCTTATGGCCGCCCGCGGTGAAGTCGTAGTTGATGTTGATCGAGTGGGCGCCCGCGGCCAGCCCCTCGAGCGCCAGCCGGAACGGAACCGCCAGCCCCTCGGCGTACACCGAGTTGTTGCCGTTCAGGTTG is a window of Gemmatimonadota bacterium DNA encoding:
- a CDS encoding DUF11 domain-containing protein — protein: MIRLHRVAVAGLLSAAALMACSEESARELLVDPQFAPGGSTNVNLDQCANDPRTDPCTWQNGNLNGNNSVYAEGLAVPFRLALEGLAAGAHSININYDFTAGGHKAYDFLASVDATELVNICAPGGGGRSSLCDMGGGSNTTMPGIVPTSTMAFGGDAFVVDGKSVDGAIADGGVPTNLTIYNGMITGISTVSHAGPTAGNSTGNVVVNFTSTGGDVAFAWSGHLAKSSYWNGPGDPDGAGEVSGAPWHMRTQNLTVNGVEQGAKNQDRSIQPSAIIEDPTIAISKEVVTDSISAGDTLEFKINVWNEGPGDALNVTLEDTLPNGGLTWFEVADPEGACVIGTGAASEEILACSFGTLMPDDTVMITVGAVTSADDCGQVPNLAHATAGGEVSADQTVTAGDTATVLCPSVMIDKEALTDTVSAGDTISFKVLVWNPGPGD